CGAGCTCAGTATTGTCTGAGATATGTTTTTCTAATTTTTTTTCAAGATCTGAGCGTTCGGTTTCGTCCTGATGAACAGTTTCATTTTCATCAGAGTTGTACGGTTCCCGGAAATCGTTTTCTTCAATTCCCTGCGAACCGTTATCGGTCTGTTGAATATTGTCTATTTCAGGATTCCTCTGACTGTTAGCAGATGACTCATCCGGGTCATTATAGTTGTCCACAGTCTGGTATCCGTAATTATCATCGGCTGAATCACGGGTATCTTCCAACTCTCTGAAATAGAATTTATTCTGACACTTGGGGCAAGTAGCCAGTCTTGCATTATCCGGGATTTTGTCATCCGGGATTTCTTGCGAAAAATTACATTGGGGGCAAATAACTTTCATATAATATCCTCAGGCTTCAAGTCTGATACAATTGGGTCAGACCTAATAAATTTTAAATTGATAAGCAACGTCAATTCGTAAAAACATTGCTTTAAAAAAAATAATCAGGGCAGAGTGATAAGCTTTGCTTTGATATTGGAAGGTCCGGGAAGTTCTTCCTCAGCTAAAAAAGGAAGCTCTTTTCCGAAACGGTGTGTTATCTTTTCACCAGAAACCTTATTGAAAAAAGAAAGCTTTTTATCAATTGAGTCACGTTCTTTCAACAGGTGGGTTTCGTGCCTAAGCTCTGTACCGGTTGTAATTGCCGGGTGCTTATAACCAGTCAGCAGCTCGTGAACGGGTCTGGTAAATTTTATTTTTTTTGAATTTTTAAAAAGTCTCAGCTGCATATCCGGCCACAATCCATATCCCATCCTGCAATGTTTTTCATCAGGAAAAAAAGTTTTTCTGGGCAGATACACTGCATCCGTGTTTTCCGATCTAATCGTTTTACGAATATTTTCCCAGCCCTGATTTGAAATTCTTTCATCAGCATCAAGGTAAATAATCCATTCGCCGGAACAGTTTTTCAGCATTCTGTTGCGCTGGGCAGCAAAGTCCCTTTTCAGAGGGTGGGCTGTCTGGACTGTTTTTAAAACTGATTTTAATTTTGGAGCAGCTGACATGGTTTCGCAGTCCCATACGATTACGAGTTCATCAATCCAGATTGGAAAGCTATCGATAAATGTTTCAAGGGCAGGCTCTTCCGGGCTTAGTATTGCCGCTGCACTAATGGTGGGGTAGATGTCCTTTTCCGCAGGTAATTCTGACCTTCCAGCTCCTGAGATTATTTTCTGTAGCTTTTGATGATTCTCTTTTTCAGCTCCTGTCAGTGAGGGGTTCAGGATTAAGTGAGAATTATTATTAAAGAATTCATACTGCTCCAGAAACATTACATGGGACCACATAGAGGTGTCGCATAAAACTTGAATATTTAAGGCTGACAAATCAGCAATTGTTGCCTCAGCATTTCTTACCCGCTGAGGGGAGAGTTCGCAGACAATAATCTTTCCATCTCCGGGGAGATTTTTTTTAAGCTCTGAAACAAATTTTAGGTCAGCCAGTCCAAAAATTATTATATTTTTTTTGCCTGATTTTTTTAGCAGATTAATATGCCGTTCGGCTTGCTTTATTGTGGAGCATTCTGCGAGAGGATTAATTTTATCTCTTCCGCTCAGGGCAAAAGAGATAACCTGACTGGTGTATTGATCTATGCTGTTCATAACATCCGTTTAGCTCTCAGCAGATCACAATAAATTGTTTCCAGCTGTGAGGTTATGACTTTAGTGTCGTATAATCTTTGAGCTTTTTCTCTGCCTTTTTCGCCCATGTCTCTTGCTTTTTCTGGATTTGAAATTAGAAATGCTGCCGCCTGAGCATATTCTTCCGAATTTTCCGCGACAAAACCAGTTTCACCGTGATCAACAAGTTCAAGCTGGGCATTATCCTTAAGACCTGTGCTGGGATGGGTTATGACCGGCAACCCGGCAGCCATGGCTTCTGCTATGACCATTCCAAATGATTCTCCAGTGTCGTTTGCATGAGCCAGAAAAGATATTGAATTAAAGAATCCGGCAAGTTCATCATCTGTTAATATTTGTGGAAGAAATTCAACTTTACTGGAAATATTGTGCTGCTCGACATAGCTGAATGCCTGTGGAATTCCACCGATTATACGATAATTAATTTTTGAAAAATGTTTATCTGTGAGCAGTGCTTCCATCCGGGGCAGAAAATCCAGAGCAAGAGATGACCATTTTCCGGGATCGGCACGGGATATTCTACCAAAAGAAAATTGTGGCCGTTCAATGGAAACAGGACATTTTTTAGCAAAAAAATCAGTATCAACAGGGTTATATAGAAATGAATAATTAGGGTAGACTGCTCGTATTGATGTTGTGCTTTTAAAACGCTCCAGACAGAAGCGTGAGACAAAAAGGTGACAGTCAATCAGTTTTGCTTCTTCACTGGGGTCGTGGCGTCCGAATACGTTTGTTTCAACAACTATAGGTATCCCTGCCAGCTTGAGGGGGCGCAGACTTCCCGGTTCCGTCCAGCCAGCTCTGTGTATATGAACTATATGAGGCGAAAATTTTTGCAGCACCCCGAGAAAATCAGGCGTTATAAACGTGGGAATACCATTTTTTCTCAGCAGTCTGGCTCTGGGGCCGTCCTGAGGAGAGTAGGTCGCTACTGAAAAACGATTCTTATCCAGATTGGAGGCCAGAATCTGCATAACTTTTTCCGTGCCGCCCAATCCCATTGAGGATGCGGCGTGAAGGACCCTTATTGGATTGGTATTCATAGCTATTGAAAAATGCCAGAATGATGCATGTAAGTAAACGGATATATTTCAGGTTCAGCATAGCTGTTAAATAAAAACACCATCTTTATTAATAAAGATGGTGTTTTTATTTAAACTTGTTGTCTATAAGTCTTACCTGCCGGAATTATAAGCATTCATAGCCCTTTTAGCTTGAGCGAGTTTTGGTTTGGCTATGGTATTGTTTTTAATGTTGAGCAGATTGGCTGTACCTGATCCCGGAGCAACTGAATATGAGCCTGTTGATTCTGACTGGGTAATTATTTCACTGTCCTCACCGGGAATAATTTCCTTGTAGGCAGAGCTGATGCCTTCAATTATTTTGATGACTTCATCAATTTTTTCAGTATCCATCCTGAGATTAGCCAGCAAAAGCCGAGTGTTACAGAACAGATAGAGTTTATTGAGATTTTCAGCCAGCTCTCCACCTTTTTCTTTGTTCAGACTTGAGGCAAGTTCGGCAATAACTTCAATCGCTTTTGATATCAGAACGCCTTTTGCAGCATAGTCTTTTTCATTAATTTTGACTTTTGCCTGCTTCATGAATTTTATAGCAGCATCATAGAGCAGGATTAAAAGTTCCCCTTTGGAAGTTGTGCGAACCTGAGTTGAAAGGTAGGCATGAGCCCCTCTATTCATTATATATTACCTCCTGCCGGATTTATTGCTGTGAAAGCTGGTTGACACTTGATGATAACTGTCCGCTGATCTGGTCATAGCGTCCCAGCAGCGAGTCAAGCCTTGAATACCTATCTTTGAGGTTCTGCCTGTATAAATCAAGCCTGTCCTTTTCATAATCTATTTTTTGCTCAATATTTTTAATAATTGAGTCGTAGTTTTTTTCCAGAATTTTAAGTGGACCGTTCCGACCTGTCATATCAGACAAAGCGTCCAGCATTTCCTGAACTTTACCGACTTTAAGGTCCACGGTCAGGGCGTCATCAGCATCCGCGTCAGAAGTACCGTGGGTTCCATCGGATCTGTTTTCCACTTCTATAGCCATACCGGCTTCAGGAGTTCCGCCTTTACCGGTTATCTGCCATAAGTCCGGATCAACACTGGCTTCGTTACCGTT
The window above is part of the Maridesulfovibrio bastinii DSM 16055 genome. Proteins encoded here:
- a CDS encoding glycosyltransferase family 4 protein — encoded protein: MNTNPIRVLHAASSMGLGGTEKVMQILASNLDKNRFSVATYSPQDGPRARLLRKNGIPTFITPDFLGVLQKFSPHIVHIHRAGWTEPGSLRPLKLAGIPIVVETNVFGRHDPSEEAKLIDCHLFVSRFCLERFKSTTSIRAVYPNYSFLYNPVDTDFFAKKCPVSIERPQFSFGRISRADPGKWSSLALDFLPRMEALLTDKHFSKINYRIIGGIPQAFSYVEQHNISSKVEFLPQILTDDELAGFFNSISFLAHANDTGESFGMVIAEAMAAGLPVITHPSTGLKDNAQLELVDHGETGFVAENSEEYAQAAAFLISNPEKARDMGEKGREKAQRLYDTKVITSQLETIYCDLLRAKRML
- the fliS gene encoding flagellar export chaperone FliS codes for the protein MNRGAHAYLSTQVRTTSKGELLILLYDAAIKFMKQAKVKINEKDYAAKGVLISKAIEVIAELASSLNKEKGGELAENLNKLYLFCNTRLLLANLRMDTEKIDEVIKIIEGISSAYKEIIPGEDSEIITQSESTGSYSVAPGSGTANLLNIKNNTIAKPKLAQAKRAMNAYNSGR
- a CDS encoding glycosyltransferase, with product MNSIDQYTSQVISFALSGRDKINPLAECSTIKQAERHINLLKKSGKKNIIIFGLADLKFVSELKKNLPGDGKIIVCELSPQRVRNAEATIADLSALNIQVLCDTSMWSHVMFLEQYEFFNNNSHLILNPSLTGAEKENHQKLQKIISGAGRSELPAEKDIYPTISAAAILSPEEPALETFIDSFPIWIDELVIVWDCETMSAAPKLKSVLKTVQTAHPLKRDFAAQRNRMLKNCSGEWIIYLDADERISNQGWENIRKTIRSENTDAVYLPRKTFFPDEKHCRMGYGLWPDMQLRLFKNSKKIKFTRPVHELLTGYKHPAITTGTELRHETHLLKERDSIDKKLSFFNKVSGEKITHRFGKELPFLAEEELPGPSNIKAKLITLP